In a single window of the Pocillopora verrucosa isolate sample1 chromosome 4, ASM3666991v2, whole genome shotgun sequence genome:
- the LOC136280499 gene encoding uncharacterized protein, with product MEGSSEIRKKSRESKVCSRCGKSVINLSRHQKDVHKVNKIFRQVDVYINGNKKAPNRKIKFCPLSPCKHSKKGVFQLHHHLQSNIHKLNPNSNQYLDALKSAPRIGLQELRDHIAKRKKSKAKSATTKDGPKKRKIESKSPVRGKAAKRVKFYKGDKENEYSLVNRIEAEEEIENDSDDQLLENPEGEATISRNVSNPGHLAPTSSNSNAEERKLHNEESCESKVRETYNDDDSKLEYDQQVDKVEHKLHNEESGDSGNDHDSNLEYEKVMDQMESKVGDTHDDHDSDLEYDQLVDNVWKRNEECKKRSFKQLVSMMSSQCESDAELSEELNNRKNADQVIQPPQPPVTAGNTKSSEIVICDSEEEEILDPNYHPSLDSESECSTGSLSDNCSLQERDDILTDFVENVDNLDFLRVEPEWKSVVDVVFERKKNAGNTDSQSNLSQGKVPKEVMNDDESSVYDSDDDDNDDCLEEMEDDVSFEDNDSSDDSPLLNEFHSWLIDVDGGYRCAKVAGQYKSQVKRIMKVLSEDFPQAANEIDLVTVEGHDGVVMLRKWLGQLSEEYQPGTIRSYLMSLRLFLKFLVQEEKGQDRLDTLHARRDLLTSWSSAQRKKVLKRKLEKHDMDFAKLLSSEDLYKVSNGQQRINIIKALGTAAEKSKACGEPVLVNDQTFCEVRDWLITRLIIDNSGRSGIAANITVEEFKDAKLYAGEEDGERYRVSVKNHKTGGVYGAAIVWFHADVYNLVNTYISRVRPKYVKDATDNMFVSTNGVKLTSSQVSTCPTRTFQREGVKFHGRISATLIRKSLASGVHVHLPEDQEQLAALAQHKPQTQAQYYRINDKVRETDIGRRAVRKFITMNCAKTEVSIIPVEWTEEETSKLQDLFKSEIETGNITENIVRDKLGASNLLETHSMKAIVLKVRRLRSEFTKNLEPPTEVESPEQKIERFMSSRAPSIASESAKPSWSKFTDEQTDHLLSLTQDMIENNAVKREVVWERVINDEKAWKTGLVFGTDDEELLLRQKQRLADKVRKEVKRQKMKRK from the exons ATGGAAGGTAGTtctgaaataaggaaaaagtctCGGGAATCTAAAGTGTGTTCGAGATGTGGGAAATCAGTTATAAATTTATCTCGTCATCAGAAGGATGTACATAAAGTGAATAAGATTTTTCGTCAGGTAGATGTATATATAAATGGAAACAAGAAAGCGCCTAATAGGAAGATAAAGTTTTGTCCGTTATCTCCATGCAAGCATTCAAAGAAAGGTGTCTTTCAACTTCATCATCATTTACAGTCAAATATCCACAAGCTTAATCCCAACTCAAACCAATACTTAGATGCGCTTAAATCTGCTCCGAGAATTGGGCTTCAAGAGCTACGAGATCACATTGCCAAgagaaagaaatccaaagcaaaGAGCGCCACAACTAAAGATGgtcctaaaaagagaaaaatcgaATCAAAATCACCTGTACGTGGAAAGGCCGCAAAAAGGGTGAAATTTTACAAGGGTGACAAGGAAAATGAGTATAGTTTGGTGAATAGAATCGAAGCTgaggaagaaattgaaaatgactcGGATGATCAATTATTAGAAAATCCTGAAGGAGAAGCAACTATCAGCAGAAACGTGAGTAACCCTGGGCACCTCGCACCGACCTCCTCCAATAGTAATGCAGAGGAGCGCAAACTACATAATGAAGAAAGTTGTGAATCAAAGGTAAGAGAGACGTACAATGATGATGACAGCAAATTAGAGTATGATCAGCAAGTTGATAAAGTGGAACACAAGCTACATAATGAAGAAAGTGGAGATTCAGGCAATGATCATGACAGTAATTTGGAGTATGAAAAAGTAATGGATCAAATGGAATCAAAGGTAGGTGATACACATGATGACCATGACAGCGATTTGGAGTATGATCAACTTGTGGATAACGtgtggaaaagaaatgaagagtGCAAGAAGCGAAGCTTTAAACAGTTAGTGTCTATGATGTCCTCCCAGTGTGAAAGCGATGCCGAGCTATCTGAAGAGTTAAACAACCGCAAAAATGCTGACCAAGTAATCCAACCACCTCAACCACCAGTGACGGCTGGTAATACCAAATCTAGTGAAATAGTTATATGCGACAGTgaagaagaggaaattttaGACCCAAACTATCACCCTTCCCTGGACTCCGAATCAGAGTGTAGCACTGGAAGCTTGTCAGATAACTGCTCGTTGCAAGAAAGGGATGACATTTTAACTGATTTCGTGGAAAACGTAGATAATCTCGATTTTCTTCGTGTGGAACCAGAATGGAAGAGCgtggttgatgttgtttttgaaagaaaaaagaacgctGGTAATACTGACTCCCAAAGCAATCTTTCACAAGGTAAAGTGCCTAAGGAAGTTATGAATGATGATGAATCATCAGTATACGatagcgatgatgatgataatgacgacTGTCTTGAAGAGATGGAAGATGATGTCAGTTTTGAAGACAATGATAGTAGTGATGACAGCCCACTGCTTAACGAGTTTCATTCCTGGTTGATAGACGTAGACGGGGGTTATCGCTGCGCAAAAGTGGCTGGTCAGTACAAGTCACAGGTAAAACGCATCATGAAAGTTCTTTCAGAAGATTTCCCTCAAGCAGCAAATGAAATAGATCTTGTTACTGTCGAGGGGCATGACGGAGTGGTAATGTTGAGGAAGTGGTTGGGTCAACTATCTGAGGAGTATCAACCTGGAACCATTAGATCATACCTAATGAGCCTTAGGCTATTCCTTAAATTCCTTGTGCAAGAAGAGAAAGGGCAAGATAGATTAGACACACTTCATGCAAGGAGAGATCTTTTAACTTCGTGGTCATCTGCTCAAAGAAagaaggtgctgaaaaggaaattagaGAAACATGACATGGACTTTGCAAAACTCCTTTCTAGCGAAGATCTATATAAAGTGTCAAATGGACAACAGCGAATAAACATAATTAAAGCGCTTGGAACAGCTGCGGAGAAAAGCAAAGCTTGTGGAGAACCTGTGCTGGTCAACGATCAGACCTTTTGCGAAGTAAGGGATTGGCTGATTACAAGATTAATAATTGACAACTCCGGAAGAAGTGGTATTGCAGCAAATATAACAGTGGAGGAATTCAAAGATGCTAAACTGTACGCTGGAGAAGAAGATGGAGAGAGATACCGCGTATCAGTTAAGAATCACAAGACAGGAGGTGTTTATGGGGCAGCCATTGTATGGTTTCATGCTGATGTTTACAATCTGGTGAATACGTATATCTCAAGGGTGAGGCCTAAGTACGTCAAAGATGCCACAGATAACATGTTCGTTTCAACCAATGGCGTTAAACTTACTTCATCGCAAGTATCCACGTGTCCGACTCGTACATTTCAAAGGGAGGGTGTGAAGTTTCACGGTCGCATCTCCGCAACCTTGATAAGAAAATCTCTGGCATCAGGAGTGCATGTCCATTTGCCTGAAGATCAAGAACAACTGGCTGCCCTTGCACAGCACAAACCTCAAACACAAGCTCAATATTACCGCATCAATGACAAAGTTAGAGAAACAGATATTGGGCGTCGTGCTGTCAGAAAATTTATCACCATGAACTGCGCAAAGACAGAG GTATCAATAATTCCTGTCGAGTGGACCGAGGAAGAGACCTCAAAACTTCAAGATTTATTCAAGTCTGAAATTGAGACTGGTAACATAACTGAAAACATTGTCAGAGATAAACTTGGTGCTTCCAACCTGTTGGAAACACACTCCATGAAGGCAATTGTGTTGAAAGTGAGAAGGCTTCGATCAGAATTTACCAAAAACTTAGAACCACCAACTGAAGTTGAGTCTCCTGAACAGAAGATAGAACGGTTTATGTCTTCCAGAGCTCCATCCATCGCATCTGAATCTGCAAAGCCATCATGGAGTAAGTTCACCGATGAACAAACAGACCATCTCCTATCGTTAACTCAGGATATGATTGAAAACAACGCAGTAAAAAGAGAGGTCGTTTGGGAACGGGTGATAAATGATGAGAAAGCATGGAAAACCGGGTTGGTCTTCGGAACCGATGATGAGGAGCTTCTTTTGAGGCAAAAACAACGTTTGGCGGACAAGGTACGAAAAGAAGTCAAACGtcaaaagatgaagagaaagtAG